The genomic DNA CACTGGATCTATAGAATATACATCTTTTACATCCACTGAATATAAATTTCGAGAAGCGAGAATTAAATTTTTATCTAATTTATTAGTTATAATAAAAACATTGCTTAAATTTATTTCTTTTAATTTATCAACTAATAATTTTGTTCTCGGTGATGTTAATGAAAAATTTTTAAAAATAATTAATCTTTTTTGACGTATTAATTCTGAAAAAATACTTTTTAATGCACCGCGATACATTTTTTTATTAATTTTTTGAGAATGTGCTTGAGGTTTTGCAGCAAATGTAACTCCTCCTGAACGCCAAATCGGACTTCTGAAAGAACCTGCGCGAGCACGTCCAGTTCCTTTTTGTCGCCACGGTTTTCTACCTGAACCAGAAACATCAGCACGACTTTTTTGTGCTCTCGTACCTTGACGAGTAGACGCTGAATAAGCAACAACCACTTGATGAATTAGAGCTTCATTAAAATCTCGGGCAAAAATGATTTCAGAAACACTAAGAAGGTTTTGCACGTCTTTAACTACTAATTCCATGCTTAATTCCTTATTCCTCAAATCTTAATAGCTGGTTTAACAATAAGATCACTACCTGTAGGTCCTGGAACCGCACCTTTTACTAACAGTAGATTACGATTTTCATCAATTCGTATTATATTTAAATTTTGCACTGTAACACGTTTATTCCCTAATTGTCCTGCCATTTTTTTTCCCTTGAACACTCTACCAGGCGTTTGATTTTGACCAATAGACCCTGGAGCTCTATGAGATAACGAATTTCCATGTGTTGCATCTTGAGTACGAAAGTTCCAACGTTTGACAGTTCCAGAAAAACCTTTTCCTTTAGAAGTACCTGTGATATCTACTTTTTTAACATTATTAAAAATATTAACTTTAATAATTTGTCCTAATTTAAAATGTTCATTTGAATTTATTTTAAACTCCCATAGACCACGACCAGGAATTACACCTGCTTTTAAAAAATGACCTGATTGTGGTTTTTTAAGTTTATTTAATTTTTTTATACCTGTTGTAGTTTGAATGGCAAAATATCCATCATTTTTTATATTTTTTATCTGCGTGATTCGATTTTCTTGAAACTCAATTACAGTAACTGGAATTGAGTATCCTTCCTTGGTAAAAATTCGAGTCATACCAAGTTTTTTTCCAATTAAACCAATCATGTTAAAAACCTTATTCTATCTGATTAACCTAAACTAATTTGCACGTCTACACCGGCAGCAAGATCAAGTCGCATTAAAGCATCGACAGTTTTTTCAGTCGGTTCTACTATATCAATTAATCTTTTATGTGTACGAATTTCATATTGATCACGTGCATCTTTATTAACATGAGGAGAAATTAAAATAGTAAACCGTTCTTTACGGGTAGGAAGTGGGATAGGTCCGCGAACTTGTGCGCCAGTCCTTTTTGCTGTTTCAACAATTTCTGTAGTTGATTGATCAATTAATCTGTGATCAAATGCTTTTAATCGAATACGAATTCTTTGGTTCTGCATTATACCAGAACTCCAATTTTATTAAATAAAAATTTTACCCTCTCTCTTAATTAGAGATTGGATGTAATTAATAACTTCTATAACTCCTATATTAGGAGTATTTTAAAATATTTGAAATATAAAAATATTTTTAATTTTTTTAAGTTATGTTACTCAAAAAAAAACAAAACAATTTACATACCAAGAAAAGAGCATTGTATACTCTTTTCTTAATAAAATCAACTAAGTACAGTATAAATGTTAAAATGTTAATATTAAACTAATACTTTCGAAACTACTCCAGCACCAACAGTTCTACCACCTTCACGTATTGCAAATCGCAAACCATCCGCCATAGCAATAGGATGAATTAAAGTAACATTCATTTTTATGTTATCTCCTGGCATAACCATTTCAACACCTTCAGGTAGTTCAATAGAGCCAGTTACATCAGTAGTTCGAAAATAAAATTGAGGACGATATCCTTTGAAAAAAGGAGTATGTCGCCCACCTTCTTCTTTGGATAAAACATATACTTCAGATTCAAATGTTGTATGTGGATGAATACTACCAGGTTTTGCTAAAACTTGGCCTCTCTCAATTTCATCACGTTTTGTACCTCGAAGTAAAACACCTACATTTTCTCCGGCACGACCTTCATCTAATAATTTTCTAAACATCTCAACACCAGTGCAGATAGTTTTAGTTGTTTTTTTAATACCTACAATTTCTACTTCTTCACCAACTTTCACAATTC from Buchnera aphidicola (Aphis aurantii) includes the following:
- the rplD gene encoding 50S ribosomal protein L4, with the protein product MELVVKDVQNLLSVSEIIFARDFNEALIHQVVVAYSASTRQGTRAQKSRADVSGSGRKPWRQKGTGRARAGSFRSPIWRSGGVTFAAKPQAHSQKINKKMYRGALKSIFSELIRQKRLIIFKNFSLTSPRTKLLVDKLKEINLSNVFIITNKLDKNLILASRNLYSVDVKDVYSIDPVSLISFNYVLVTVEALKKIEEILS
- the rplC gene encoding 50S ribosomal protein L3: MIGLIGKKLGMTRIFTKEGYSIPVTVIEFQENRITQIKNIKNDGYFAIQTTTGIKKLNKLKKPQSGHFLKAGVIPGRGLWEFKINSNEHFKLGQIIKVNIFNNVKKVDITGTSKGKGFSGTVKRWNFRTQDATHGNSLSHRAPGSIGQNQTPGRVFKGKKMAGQLGNKRVTVQNLNIIRIDENRNLLLVKGAVPGPTGSDLIVKPAIKI
- the rpsJ gene encoding 30S ribosomal protein S10 — translated: MQNQRIRIRLKAFDHRLIDQSTTEIVETAKRTGAQVRGPIPLPTRKERFTILISPHVNKDARDQYEIRTHKRLIDIVEPTEKTVDALMRLDLAAGVDVQISLG